In Oligoflexia bacterium, the following are encoded in one genomic region:
- a CDS encoding DUF6531 domain-containing protein: MKKWVLISIIFTTFKLFAGVNPQTGNFFFTVQDYQKQCHQMTLSIQRSYNSLYRQSGLFGKSWLSNLERKIIPVSNISLELIEADGYVSQFYLESLISDKEKSVDAIIKRKKNLDIEHTGNPKGNGDQHYSELKEKMLNEHDYFLTQLQRYQPNTITTNNSVFVSQDRKSSTLSQHKNGFKRTFINGDTEEYNTNGELILEKNRHNTFIRYIYNNGLLKTIRDSCGQYVNINYDKKNRIKSIQSSHNKTVHYSYDDQNIKNTLSRFTGMDGQSLNFKYDKFFRLTGIEFPSETIKIVYDQNSGKVAEHHGPGKNKNSYTYTSYRGKNITRITDEQKQSHSYTFIPAKNQSIYTAPDGTEQIKTTLACCGKLSSIKDKKGQGETYIYDKNKQNLIELQSTKDENVFYTYNDIDLISSIQKGKTTLNINYNSEHLPKLIKKNNQTLVEADYDMHGDLLRVHDRTSDILIQRKNNGDIQQIQLKQNNQTYVVKIQYQHNDEIQDKLFEPNSAQTASIIEQEFNRLLNLLQLKPYLPNTS; the protein is encoded by the coding sequence ATGAAAAAATGGGTTCTCATAAGTATTATATTTACAACTTTCAAGTTGTTTGCCGGCGTTAATCCTCAAACAGGCAATTTTTTCTTTACTGTTCAAGATTATCAAAAACAATGCCATCAAATGACACTTTCAATACAGAGAAGCTACAATAGCTTGTATCGTCAGTCCGGTTTGTTTGGTAAATCTTGGCTGTCTAACCTTGAAAGAAAAATTATACCTGTTTCTAATATAAGTTTAGAGCTCATTGAAGCTGACGGTTATGTTAGTCAATTTTATTTAGAATCACTCATCAGCGATAAAGAAAAAAGTGTTGATGCCATCATTAAGAGAAAAAAAAATCTAGACATAGAACATACCGGCAATCCCAAGGGCAATGGAGATCAACATTACTCAGAGTTAAAAGAAAAAATGCTCAATGAACATGATTATTTCTTAACTCAACTTCAACGTTACCAACCCAACACCATCACCACCAATAATTCTGTTTTTGTATCTCAAGATCGTAAAAGTTCTACTCTGAGTCAACATAAAAACGGTTTCAAACGAACATTCATCAATGGCGATACTGAAGAATACAATACCAATGGAGAATTAATTTTAGAAAAAAACAGACATAACACTTTTATTCGCTATATATACAACAATGGCCTGTTAAAAACCATTCGCGATTCTTGCGGACAGTATGTCAATATCAATTATGATAAGAAAAACAGAATAAAATCAATACAAAGCTCACACAATAAAACTGTACACTATAGCTATGATGACCAAAATATTAAAAACACCTTGTCTCGCTTTACTGGCATGGATGGTCAATCTCTTAATTTTAAGTATGACAAATTTTTTCGTTTAACTGGTATTGAATTCCCCTCTGAAACCATCAAAATTGTTTACGATCAAAACTCAGGTAAAGTTGCAGAACATCATGGTCCTGGCAAAAATAAAAACTCATACACATACACAAGTTATCGTGGAAAAAACATTACACGTATAACTGATGAGCAAAAACAATCTCATAGCTATACTTTTATACCAGCAAAAAACCAAAGCATTTATACTGCTCCTGATGGTACAGAACAAATAAAAACAACCCTTGCCTGCTGTGGAAAACTAAGCTCAATTAAAGATAAAAAGGGTCAAGGCGAAACTTATATCTATGATAAAAACAAACAAAACCTTATTGAACTCCAGTCAACTAAAGATGAAAATGTTTTTTATACCTATAACGATATTGATTTAATTAGTAGTATTCAAAAAGGTAAAACCACTCTCAATATCAATTACAACTCAGAACATTTACCTAAACTTATTAAAAAAAATAACCAAACCCTAGTAGAAGCTGATTACGACATGCATGGTGATCTCCTAAGAGTTCATGATAGAACAAGCGATATACTTATCCAGCGCAAGAATAATGGTGATATTCAACAAATTCAACTCAAACAAAATAATCAAACCTATGTTGTGAAAATTCAATACCAGCACAATGATGAAATTCAAGACAAGTTATTTGAACCCAACTCTGCCCAAACTGCCTCTATTATAGAACAAGAATTCAACCGCTTATTAAATTTATTACAATTAAAACCTTATCTTCCTAACACATCATGA
- a CDS encoding DUF1311 domain-containing protein, giving the protein MQYKIKYVFLIGLGIVLKAGFAVAGCWDNNIISTDISKDLSKYRMYYDSDPRFNPSANYVSSVSGEKVEYFSPTDAHNFFEQDRAMEIMEEENKKWFILDAYSYLELDDWEKSDILPETFHYGENASRLLSQKINDTEIQVACSDGFYYQYPIKQLKPAYVQDVDFEKKLKLMKSFLIEDQVFHLVTHYIKQKECAETYTIVLNTHSCSDKKHKTELKVQPSFSCQGKLSKTEKMICENGVLAGQDKIINEIYQKAIKVLPEPKKTKELRVVLAETYVPEDRQALLAEQRNFIKEREQECGAKKSDEAILECLIEHFAKNLGMMELLKYSYKL; this is encoded by the coding sequence ATGCAGTATAAAATCAAATATGTTTTTTTAATTGGTTTGGGTATTGTATTAAAGGCGGGTTTCGCTGTGGCAGGCTGTTGGGATAATAATATAATATCGACAGATATTTCAAAAGACCTTTCAAAATATAGAATGTACTATGATAGTGATCCAAGGTTTAACCCATCAGCCAATTATGTTTCAAGCGTTTCAGGAGAAAAAGTTGAGTACTTTTCACCTACAGATGCACACAACTTTTTTGAGCAAGACAGAGCCATGGAAATCATGGAAGAAGAAAATAAAAAATGGTTTATATTGGATGCTTACAGTTATCTTGAATTAGATGATTGGGAGAAAAGTGATATCTTGCCAGAAACCTTTCATTATGGTGAAAACGCCAGCAGATTGCTGAGTCAAAAGATAAATGACACTGAAATTCAAGTTGCCTGCTCAGATGGTTTTTATTATCAATACCCTATAAAACAACTCAAACCAGCGTATGTGCAAGATGTAGATTTTGAAAAAAAATTAAAATTGATGAAATCTTTTTTAATTGAAGATCAAGTCTTTCATTTGGTGACCCATTATATAAAACAAAAAGAGTGTGCAGAAACATATACCATAGTGTTAAACACACATTCATGTTCAGATAAAAAGCACAAAACAGAATTAAAAGTACAGCCAAGTTTTTCTTGTCAAGGCAAGCTCAGTAAAACAGAAAAGATGATCTGTGAAAATGGGGTTTTGGCTGGGCAAGATAAAATTATCAATGAAATATATCAAAAAGCCATAAAAGTTTTGCCAGAGCCAAAAAAAACAAAAGAATTGCGTGTCGTTTTAGCAGAAACCTATGTACCTGAAGATAGACAGGCTTTACTCGCTGAGCAAAGAAATTTTATCAAAGAAAGAGAGCAGGAATGTGGAGCAAAAAAGAGTGATGAAGCTATTTTAGAATGTTTGATTGAACATTTTGCTAAAAATCTAGGAATGATGGAGTTGTTAAAATATAGTTATAAATTGTAA
- a CDS encoding NYN domain-containing protein, whose amino-acid sequence MKIIIDGYNLMFCGGFQDRDDLIETLFNYKNSTQHQHSFLVVFDGTHQGTFSGDRDFYKGLEIVYTPITEIADDWIADYLNTHKHKSASFLVVSSDRKVQQASQSISCDWISSEDFSKRIQQKTETSFADLLKQGEWNEGRENLNELYKQKSKKGNPRKLSKKERQKRKKFKKL is encoded by the coding sequence ATGAAAATTATCATTGATGGTTACAATTTAATGTTTTGTGGGGGATTTCAAGATAGAGATGACTTAATTGAAACACTATTTAATTATAAAAATAGTACTCAACATCAACATAGCTTTTTAGTTGTATTTGATGGGACTCATCAAGGAACCTTCAGTGGTGACCGAGATTTTTATAAAGGTCTAGAGATTGTTTACACGCCAATTACAGAAATTGCCGATGATTGGATTGCTGATTATTTAAATACGCATAAGCACAAGTCTGCATCTTTTTTGGTTGTTAGTTCAGATAGAAAAGTACAACAGGCGTCCCAAAGCATAAGTTGTGATTGGATTAGTTCAGAGGACTTTAGCAAACGCATACAACAAAAAACTGAAACAAGTTTTGCAGACTTACTCAAACAAGGTGAATGGAATGAAGGCCGAGAAAACCTTAATGAACTCTACAAACAAAAATCAAAAAAAGGCAACCCAAGAAAGCTCTCAAAAAAAGAAAGACAAAAACGTAAAAAATTTAAAAAATTATAG
- the ilvA gene encoding threonine ammonia-lyase, which produces MLKLHDIQAAQERIAGKILRTPIMRTQHPNIEHEKIFLKMESFHRTSSFKERGALNTILQLDHDQNKIVATSAGNHSQAVSYHGTKSGFDVKICMPTYTPLTKILATESWGAKVHLEGETFSDAMVVGKQMAEDEGAHFVHAFDDLRVMAGQGTVGLELLTQLPELELVVVPVGGGGLASGLAVAIKENNPNIKVIGVQAANCDLVAQLVKGVPEQDIVRSHKSTIGDGIAIKTIGQYTIPLMQKYLDDIVTVTEEEMAEAMVYLLHTSKVLLEGAGAAAFGAIMANKVKTNGHKTVAIASGGNVDLTLLSKVIQKSLVKRGRQASIELMISDRPGGLNELTSIIAHLGASILQIHHERSAIDVPFYETSVKLKLETKGPEHLQEILAGLKEKGYAIR; this is translated from the coding sequence ATGCTCAAACTTCATGATATTCAAGCAGCCCAAGAAAGAATAGCAGGTAAGATTTTAAGAACGCCTATTATGCGTACCCAACACCCCAATATTGAGCATGAAAAAATATTTTTAAAGATGGAAAGTTTTCATCGAACCAGCTCATTTAAGGAGAGAGGCGCATTAAATACTATTCTTCAACTGGACCATGATCAAAATAAAATTGTTGCTACATCTGCAGGCAATCATTCTCAGGCAGTGAGTTATCACGGTACAAAGTCTGGCTTTGATGTCAAAATATGCATGCCAACCTACACGCCATTAACCAAAATCCTAGCTACAGAAAGTTGGGGGGCTAAAGTTCATTTAGAGGGTGAAACTTTTTCTGATGCCATGGTTGTGGGCAAACAAATGGCTGAAGATGAAGGGGCTCATTTTGTGCATGCCTTCGATGATCTAAGAGTGATGGCTGGGCAGGGCACGGTGGGCTTAGAGTTGTTGACTCAGTTGCCTGAGCTTGAATTGGTGGTGGTGCCAGTAGGTGGCGGTGGTTTAGCCTCTGGTTTGGCGGTGGCAATCAAAGAAAACAATCCCAATATTAAAGTGATTGGTGTGCAAGCAGCCAATTGTGACTTGGTAGCACAATTGGTTAAAGGTGTACCTGAACAAGATATAGTACGCAGTCATAAAAGTACCATTGGCGATGGAATAGCCATTAAAACCATTGGTCAATATACCATTCCTTTAATGCAAAAATATCTGGATGATATTGTTACGGTCACAGAAGAAGAAATGGCTGAAGCCATGGTTTATTTGCTACACACCAGCAAAGTTCTATTGGAAGGAGCGGGAGCGGCGGCCTTTGGAGCCATTATGGCCAATAAGGTTAAAACCAATGGTCATAAAACTGTAGCTATTGCCAGTGGAGGAAATGTTGATTTAACTCTGCTTTCAAAGGTTATACAGAAAAGCTTGGTAAAACGTGGACGGCAAGCCAGTATAGAACTGATGATATCTGATCGTCCTGGTGGGTTAAATGAATTAACCAGTATTATTGCTCACCTAGGGGCAAGTATTTTACAAATACATCATGAAAGAAGTGCAATTGATGTTCCTTTTTATGAGACAAGTGTAAAGCTGAAATTAGAGACCAAGGGTCCTGAGCATTTACAAGAAATATTGGCCGGCTTGAAAGAAAAAGGCTATGCCATAAGATAA